A portion of the Pseudomonas sp. PSE14 genome contains these proteins:
- a CDS encoding MetQ/NlpA family ABC transporter substrate-binding protein, with the protein MHARFKLSLGLSLSLLAAGLAQAADTLRLGTTAAFAPPLEVAVKEAAQQGLKVELVEFTDWNAPNITLDHGDIDANYFQHTPFLENANREGGLHLKAFAPGIINNVGLYSTKFKAIADLPDGAKVAIANDPINGGRGLQLLQKAGLLKLKDGVGYKATLDDIVANPKHIQIIELEAVQLVRALDDVDLAQGYPHYIRLAGTIDPNSALLFDGIENKEYVIQFVTRDDFKDPDGRLKKFVDLYQHSPQVRAALDKAHGSLYQPGWN; encoded by the coding sequence ATGCATGCACGCTTCAAGCTTTCCCTCGGCCTTTCGCTGAGCCTCCTCGCCGCCGGCCTCGCTCAGGCCGCCGACACCCTGCGCCTGGGCACCACCGCCGCCTTCGCTCCGCCCCTGGAAGTGGCAGTGAAGGAAGCCGCCCAGCAAGGGTTGAAAGTCGAACTGGTGGAGTTCACCGACTGGAACGCGCCGAACATCACCCTCGACCACGGCGACATCGACGCCAACTACTTCCAGCACACGCCCTTCCTGGAGAACGCCAACCGCGAGGGCGGCCTGCACCTGAAGGCGTTCGCGCCGGGGATCATCAACAACGTCGGCCTGTATTCCACCAAGTTCAAGGCCATCGCCGACCTGCCCGACGGCGCCAAGGTCGCCATCGCCAACGACCCGATCAATGGCGGCCGCGGCCTTCAGCTGCTGCAGAAGGCCGGGCTGCTCAAGCTCAAGGATGGCGTGGGTTACAAGGCGACGCTGGACGACATCGTGGCGAACCCGAAGCACATCCAGATCATCGAGCTGGAAGCCGTGCAACTGGTGCGCGCGCTGGATGACGTCGACCTCGCCCAGGGCTATCCGCACTACATCCGCCTGGCCGGAACGATCGACCCGAACAGCGCGCTGCTGTTCGACGGTATCGAGAACAAGGAGTACGTCATCCAGTTCGTCACCCGTGACGACTTCAAGGACCCGGACGGCCGACTGAAGAAGTTCGTCGACCTCTACCAGCACTCGCCGCAGGTCCGCGCCGCGCTGGACAAGGCCCACGGCTCGCTCTACCAGCCGGGCTGGAATTGA
- a CDS encoding ATP-binding cassette domain-containing protein, whose translation MVSFNRNLELATQHIALRGLGKTYAGHHGPVEALSDIELSVRRGEVFGIIGRSGAGKSSLIRTLNRLENPSVGQVLIDGEDIGTFDAQQLVGLRRRVGMIFQHFNLMSAKTVAQNIALPLRVAGVPKARIAERVDELLQLVGLEDKRYAYPAQLSGGQKQRVGIARALVHQPEILLCDEATSALDPESTQAILALLRDINRRLGLTIVLITHEMAVIREICDRVVVLERGRIVEQGDVWEVFGNPQHEVSRTLLGSLQQHLPPDLLARLQHPSADEVILDLHYTGVREQEPDLLAIAQALGSRISLLHGGIERIQGRALGRLLLSVAAPAASAPQLLERAHDVADRLEVLTHA comes from the coding sequence ATGGTCAGCTTCAACCGCAATCTCGAACTCGCCACCCAGCACATTGCCCTGCGCGGCCTGGGCAAGACCTACGCCGGCCACCACGGCCCGGTGGAGGCACTGAGCGACATCGAACTCTCCGTCCGCCGCGGCGAAGTGTTCGGCATCATCGGCCGCAGCGGCGCCGGCAAGAGCTCGCTGATCCGCACCCTCAACCGCCTGGAAAACCCCAGCGTCGGCCAGGTGCTGATCGACGGCGAGGACATCGGCACCTTCGACGCCCAGCAACTGGTCGGCCTGCGCCGTCGCGTCGGCATGATCTTCCAGCACTTCAACCTGATGTCGGCCAAGACGGTGGCGCAGAACATCGCCCTGCCCCTGCGCGTGGCTGGCGTGCCGAAGGCGCGCATCGCCGAGCGGGTCGACGAACTGCTGCAGCTCGTGGGGCTGGAAGACAAGCGCTACGCCTACCCGGCGCAACTCTCCGGCGGGCAGAAGCAGCGTGTCGGCATCGCCCGCGCGCTGGTGCACCAGCCGGAAATCCTGCTCTGCGACGAGGCCACGTCGGCACTGGACCCGGAGAGCACCCAGGCCATCCTTGCACTGCTGCGCGACATCAACCGTCGCCTGGGCCTGACCATCGTGCTGATCACCCACGAGATGGCAGTGATCCGCGAAATCTGCGACCGCGTGGTGGTGCTCGAACGCGGGCGCATCGTCGAACAGGGCGACGTCTGGGAAGTCTTCGGCAACCCGCAGCACGAAGTCAGCCGCACCCTGCTCGGCTCGCTGCAGCAGCACCTGCCGCCGGACCTGCTGGCACGCCTGCAACATCCGTCCGCCGACGAAGTCATCCTCGACCTGCACTACACCGGGGTACGCGAACAGGAGCCCGACCTGCTGGCCATCGCCCAGGCCCTGGGCAGCCGCATCAGCCTGCTGCACGGTGGCATCGAGCGCATCCAGGGGCGCGCCCTCGGCCGCCTGCTGCTGAGCGTCGCCGCCCCCGCCGCCAGCGCCCCGCAACTGCTCGAACGTGCCCACGACGTTGCCGACCGCCTGGAGGTGCTCACCCATGCCTGA